A stretch of Streptosporangium album DNA encodes these proteins:
- a CDS encoding tyrosine-type recombinase/integrase, protein MRKRSNGEGSIWPRKDGRYGYAAFVPKANDSERTVPLPSICVEALRAHRKQQFAERSDRWNDWEEHGLVFPSRRGTPMEPDNLRRSWGAIRKTAGLGDMRFHDLRTRLPRRQASSPR, encoded by the coding sequence ATGCGGAAGCGCTCGAACGGTGAGGGGAGCATCTGGCCTCGCAAGGATGGCCGGTACGGCTACGCCGCCTTCGTGCCCAAGGCCAACGACTCCGAGCGGACCGTCCCGCTCCCCTCCATCTGCGTCGAAGCGCTCCGCGCACACCGCAAGCAGCAGTTCGCCGAACGCTCCGACCGCTGGAACGACTGGGAGGAACACGGCCTGGTCTTTCCGTCCCGGCGCGGAACGCCCATGGAGCCGGACAACCTCCGGCGAAGCTGGGGAGCCATCCGCAAGACCGCCGGCCTAGGCGACATGCGCTTTCACGATCTACGCACACGCCTCCCCCGGCGACAAGCGAGCAGCCCTCGGTAA
- a CDS encoding protease inhibitor I42 family protein, which yields MIHRTTMVVLLLVALVAGCGNGAAVQSLGVMVHGKVGATVDVRLTPGQRFSLGVDENASAGDSWRMADLPDVKVASFISEEYRPGSEAKDAGGVRYFVFNAKRPGTATVTISNCRSCPANGVSADEQSRRASGDATFRITVT from the coding sequence GTGATTCACCGAACGACGATGGTCGTCCTTCTGCTGGTGGCGCTCGTCGCGGGATGCGGCAACGGGGCCGCGGTCCAGTCCCTGGGGGTGATGGTTCACGGGAAGGTCGGCGCCACCGTGGACGTCCGGCTCACCCCCGGCCAGCGGTTCTCGCTCGGCGTGGACGAGAACGCCTCCGCGGGGGACAGCTGGCGGATGGCCGACCTGCCGGACGTCAAGGTGGCCTCGTTCATCAGCGAGGAATACCGGCCCGGCTCCGAGGCGAAAGACGCGGGCGGGGTCCGCTACTTCGTCTTCAACGCCAAGCGGCCCGGTACGGCCACCGTCACGATCTCCAACTGCCGGAGCTGTCCGGCCAACGGGGTGTCCGCCGACGAGCAGAGCAGGCGCGCGTCGGGTGACGCCACCTTCCGCATCACCGTCACCTGA
- a CDS encoding threonine ammonia-lyase, translating to MSLVTAADVAAATTRIAPFVRRTPLLHLPGERLWVKPENRQPTRSFKVRGALNAVGRLAERGVGHVIAQSSGNHAQAIAYAAGRHGLRATVVLPDTAPELKVMAARKLGAEVVIAPPALREVTCLALADRLAATVVSSDDFDTIAGHGSAGTEIGRDLSRAGTILVPVCNGGLLAGVAVAAKAVDPAIRVIGVEPELAADGVASFRSGRRTAWPVQQTYRTVADGLRAPVLGALAWEHIHRYVDDMVTVSEDSIEAAVDLLWQELGERAEPSGAVATAAYLTHRATLPAGPVMAILSGGNVAVRPNADDMTI from the coding sequence ATGAGCCTGGTAACGGCGGCCGACGTGGCCGCCGCCACGACCAGGATCGCGCCGTTCGTGCGGCGCACACCGCTGCTGCATCTGCCCGGCGAACGGCTCTGGGTCAAACCAGAGAACCGGCAACCCACCCGCTCGTTCAAAGTCCGGGGCGCGTTGAACGCCGTGGGACGGCTGGCCGAACGGGGCGTCGGGCACGTCATCGCCCAGTCCTCCGGCAACCACGCCCAGGCCATCGCGTACGCCGCCGGCAGGCACGGTCTGCGGGCGACCGTGGTCCTGCCCGACACCGCGCCGGAGCTGAAGGTGATGGCCGCCCGCAAGCTCGGCGCCGAGGTGGTGATCGCACCGCCGGCCCTGCGGGAGGTCACCTGTCTGGCCCTGGCCGACCGGCTCGCGGCCACAGTGGTCAGCTCCGACGATTTCGACACCATCGCCGGGCACGGCAGCGCCGGGACCGAGATCGGCCGGGATCTGTCCCGCGCCGGCACGATCCTGGTGCCGGTCTGCAACGGCGGCCTGCTGGCCGGGGTCGCGGTCGCGGCCAAGGCCGTCGACCCGGCGATCAGGGTGATCGGTGTCGAGCCCGAACTGGCCGCCGACGGTGTGGCCAGCTTCCGCTCCGGCCGGCGCACCGCGTGGCCGGTGCAGCAGACCTACCGCACCGTGGCCGACGGCCTGCGCGCTCCGGTCTTGGGTGCCCTGGCCTGGGAGCACATCCACCGGTACGTGGACGACATGGTGACCGTGAGCGAGGACAGCATCGAGGCCGCCGTCGACCTCCTGTGGCAGGAGCTGGGGGAACGCGCCGAGCCCAGCGGCGCGGTGGCTACCGCGGCCTACCTCACCCACCGGGCCACGCTGCCGGCCGGGCCCGTGATGGCCATCCTGTCCGGCGGCAACGTGGCGGTCCGTCCCAATGCCGACGATATGACGATATAA
- a CDS encoding phosphotransferase: protein MTGQAPSSATRSRSWKTAVPSRAAGSPRRPPARSCAASPCPRGICPGTGLARLSYGQARALLDAHTAVGGMPGTGWDLHEYRHSGLTHLGEAGASLPMLMAKSRHKKPENVRRYFHPSAEAIALALYLGYPAVTSATIGEPYVYDSTIPRRRSVRPPPGRGRPRRASTTDTAPATRLADMNSGSWSDYATILAGTERSGGYMGKMHADEAETDADLVRRLLRAQFPRWADLPITRLASGGTVNAIYRLGEDLTVRLPLRPGGAEAIAMEARLLPRLAPLLPLPIPDVVATGAPGEGYTLAWAVHRWIEGRNPVEGDLAEPELVARDLAEFAVAIRKIDLPGGPPAHRGEPLIAEDQGMRAAIEALRRTDEPFDADEITAAWEEALAAPLWTGPACWTHSDLMPSNLLLAGDRVSAIIDFGTVGMGEPATDLIPAWNLLPASARRVYREAVDVDDATWARSRGWALSMAVIQLPYYRTTNPIISANARHVIREILGTSA, encoded by the coding sequence GTGACCGGCCAGGCGCCGTCCAGCGCCACGCGCAGCAGGTCGTGGAAGACGGCAGTTCCCTCCCGTGCGGCGGGGTCGCCGCGCAGACCCCCGGCTCGCTCATGCGCGGCGTCCCCCTGCCCGCGTGGCATCTGCCCGGGCACCGGGCTGGCCCGGCTGTCGTACGGGCAGGCCCGCGCCCTGCTCGATGCGCACACGGCCGTCGGCGGGATGCCGGGCACGGGCTGGGACCTGCACGAATACCGGCACTCCGGCCTCACCCACCTCGGCGAGGCCGGGGCCAGCCTGCCGATGCTCATGGCGAAGTCGCGGCACAAGAAGCCGGAGAACGTACGGCGCTACTTCCACCCCTCGGCGGAGGCGATCGCCCTCGCCCTGTACCTCGGATACCCGGCGGTCACGTCGGCAACGATCGGTGAGCCGTACGTGTACGACAGCACGATCCCTCGCAGGCGCAGTGTGAGGCCGCCGCCCGGCCGGGGCAGGCCGCGCAGAGCTTCCACCACTGATACTGCTCCGGCAACGCGGCTGGCGGATATGAACTCTGGGTCATGGTCTGACTATGCGACGATCCTGGCAGGAACCGAGAGATCTGGTGGGTACATGGGCAAGATGCACGCGGACGAAGCGGAGACCGACGCCGACCTGGTCCGGCGACTGCTGCGCGCTCAGTTCCCCCGGTGGGCGGACCTGCCGATCACCCGGCTCGCCTCCGGAGGCACGGTCAACGCGATCTACCGGCTCGGCGAGGACCTGACCGTCCGGCTGCCGCTGCGCCCCGGCGGCGCCGAGGCCATCGCGATGGAGGCACGGCTGCTCCCCCGGCTGGCGCCGCTGCTGCCGCTGCCGATCCCGGATGTGGTGGCGACCGGCGCTCCGGGTGAGGGGTACACCCTGGCCTGGGCGGTGCACCGGTGGATCGAGGGCCGCAACCCGGTCGAGGGTGACCTGGCCGAGCCCGAGCTCGTGGCCCGTGACCTCGCGGAGTTCGCGGTCGCCATCCGCAAGATCGATCTCCCCGGCGGTCCGCCCGCGCACCGGGGCGAGCCGCTGATCGCCGAAGATCAGGGGATGCGGGCGGCGATCGAGGCGCTGCGCCGCACCGACGAACCCTTCGACGCCGACGAGATCACCGCGGCCTGGGAGGAGGCGCTCGCGGCACCACTGTGGACGGGCCCGGCCTGCTGGACGCACTCCGACCTCATGCCGAGCAATCTGCTGCTCGCCGGCGACCGCGTCTCGGCAATCATCGACTTCGGCACCGTGGGCATGGGTGAACCGGCCACCGACCTCATCCCGGCCTGGAACCTGCTGCCCGCCTCGGCGCGGCGGGTGTACCGCGAGGCGGTGGATGTGGACGACGCGACCTGGGCCCGCAGCCGGGGCTGGGCCCTGTCCATGGCGGTCATCCAGCTGCCGTACTACCGGACGACCAATCCGATCATTTCAGCCAACGCCCGGCACGTCATCCGGGAGATCCTCGGGACCTCCGCATAG